In Musa acuminata AAA Group cultivar baxijiao chromosome BXJ2-8, Cavendish_Baxijiao_AAA, whole genome shotgun sequence, one genomic interval encodes:
- the LOC135619907 gene encoding uncharacterized protein LOC135619907, whose product MSMSFPRFSFWIWGKKNHESSNSSLSSSPESPSEFKETDYLKFPPANEPRTRTNSRKNKKKWQNRQERRFDKEYDIEVVPSDGGCMSGSESDDSDWSIGWLEHLSPDFRSNNESEDSFAVLVPCYARGRSEQAESSKSHALGAVDRTGDDLSDGKKHIEEWLSSLQDN is encoded by the coding sequence ATGTCTATGTCTTTTCCTCGTTTCTCTTTCTGGATTTGGGGTAAGAAGAATCACGAATCCTCCAATTCATCCCTGAGTTCCTCACCCGAATCGCCTTCGGAATTTAAGGAGACGGATTACTTGAAATTTCCGCCCGCAAATGAGCCGAGGACAAGGACAAATTcgagaaaaaataagaagaagtggCAGAACCGGCAAGAGCGGCGTTTCGATAAGGAGTATGATATCGAAGTTGTGCCCTCGGACGGTGGATGCATGTCGGGGTCGGAGTCTGACGATTCCGATTGGTCCATCGGATGGCTGGAACATCTTTCCCCCGACTTTCGGAGTAATAATGAGTCGGAGGACAGCTTCGCCGTCTTGGTCCCGTGTTATGCGCGTGGTCGTAGTGAACAGGCGGAGAGCTCCAAATCTCATGCCTTGGGAGCGGTTGATCGCACGGGTGATGATCTTTCTG